In the genome of Telluria beijingensis, one region contains:
- the gcvH gene encoding glycine cleavage system protein GcvH yields the protein MNIPTDLKYTESHEWVRREEDGSLTVGITEYAQDALGDIVFVELPQVGKAFTAGDDAAVVESVKAASDIYAPVSGTVTAVNQPVADAPDSINQDAYGAWLFKLAPSDAAAYDKLLDADTYGKTTDH from the coding sequence ATGAACATCCCTACCGACCTGAAATACACCGAATCCCATGAATGGGTGCGCCGCGAAGAAGACGGCAGCCTGACCGTGGGCATCACCGAGTACGCGCAGGACGCGCTGGGCGACATCGTGTTCGTCGAACTGCCGCAGGTCGGCAAGGCTTTCACCGCCGGCGACGACGCCGCCGTGGTGGAATCGGTCAAGGCCGCGAGCGACATCTACGCCCCGGTGTCGGGCACCGTCACCGCCGTCAACCAGCCAGTGGCCGACGCTCCTGACTCGATCAACCAGGATGCTTACGGCGCCTGGCTGTTCAAGCTGGCCCCGAGCGACGCCGCCGCCTACGACAAGCTGCTCGACGCCGACACCTACGGCAAGACCACCGACCACTGA
- the gcvP gene encoding aminomethyl-transferring glycine dehydrogenase: protein MTRSSLTQLEARDSFIPRHIGPSESEQAAMLSTLGYATRAALIDAVVPANIRRKDKLDLGQFAEPRTEEEALALLKGLASKNKVLKSLIGQGYYGTHTPKVILRNIFENPAWYTAYTPYQPEISQGRLEAILNFQQAITDLTGMGIANSSMLDEGTAAAEAMTLIQRVGKSASKVFYVADDVLPQTREIIETRAEPIGVEVRTIAPADIEKLEETCFGVLLQYPGVDGEVRDYRAAVEHLHAAGAMVIVAADLLALTVLTPPGEWGADVVVGNSQRFGVPLGFGGPHAGYLATRDEFKRSMSGRLVGVTVDAQGNPAYRLALQTREQHIRREKATSNICTAQVLLAVMAGMYAVYHGPLGLERIARRVHRQAAILAAGLQELGFELVNQTFFDTVTVRVQDAGAIHEQANARGLNLRQVDATTVGVSLDETVTRDDLANLFAVFGNGKTIDLDQLDADAADAFPAALARTSAYLTHPTFNRYHAEHEMLRYLRALADKDLALDRTMIPLGSCTMKLNATAEMVPVTWPEFSNVHPLAPNEQTVGYREMIAQLEAMLCAATGYAAISLQPNAGSQGEYAGLLVIQKYHESRGEGHRNVCLIPSSAHGTNPASASMVGMKVVVTACDDNGNVDLVDLKAKAEQYSKDLACVMVTYPSTHGVFEEGIKELCEIVHQHGGQVYVDGANMNALVGLAAPGAFGGDVSHLNLHKTFCIPHGGGGPGVGPIGVGAHLAQFLPNQLSTGYVRDENGIGAVSAAAYGSASILPISWMYIAMMGAEGLTSATEVAILNANYIARRLAPHYPVLYAGHDGLVAHECIIDLRPLQDKTGISNEDVAKRLMDFGFHAPTMSFPVPGTLMIEPTESESKAEIDRFIEAMITIHAEIVKVERGEYDRMDNPLKGAPHTAEVVTADDWQHGYSREVAAFPVAGLRKKKYWPPVGRADNVYGDRNLFCGCAPISDYE from the coding sequence ATGACCCGCTCCAGCCTCACCCAACTTGAAGCACGCGATTCGTTCATCCCGCGCCATATCGGCCCCTCCGAATCCGAACAGGCAGCCATGCTGTCGACCCTCGGCTACGCGACCCGCGCCGCCCTGATCGACGCCGTGGTCCCGGCCAATATCCGCCGCAAGGACAAGCTGGACCTGGGCCAGTTCGCCGAGCCGCGCACCGAAGAAGAAGCGCTGGCGCTGCTCAAGGGCCTGGCGTCGAAGAACAAGGTCCTCAAATCGCTGATCGGCCAGGGCTACTACGGCACCCATACGCCGAAGGTCATCCTGCGCAACATCTTCGAGAACCCGGCCTGGTACACCGCCTACACCCCGTACCAGCCAGAGATCTCGCAAGGCCGCCTGGAAGCCATCCTGAACTTCCAGCAGGCGATCACCGACCTGACCGGCATGGGCATCGCCAACTCGTCGATGCTGGACGAAGGCACCGCCGCCGCCGAAGCGATGACGCTGATCCAGCGCGTCGGCAAGTCGGCCTCCAAGGTGTTCTACGTGGCCGACGACGTGCTGCCGCAGACCCGCGAGATCATCGAAACCCGCGCCGAGCCGATCGGCGTCGAAGTGCGCACCATTGCCCCCGCCGACATCGAAAAACTCGAAGAAACCTGCTTCGGCGTGCTGCTGCAATACCCGGGCGTGGATGGTGAAGTGCGCGACTACCGCGCCGCCGTCGAGCACCTGCATGCAGCCGGCGCGATGGTCATCGTGGCCGCCGACCTGCTGGCGCTCACCGTCCTGACCCCGCCGGGCGAATGGGGCGCCGACGTCGTGGTCGGCAATAGCCAGCGCTTCGGCGTGCCGCTCGGTTTCGGCGGCCCGCACGCCGGCTACCTGGCCACCCGCGACGAATTCAAGCGCAGCATGTCGGGCCGCCTGGTCGGCGTCACCGTCGACGCCCAGGGCAACCCGGCCTACCGCCTGGCCCTGCAGACCCGCGAACAGCACATCCGCCGCGAAAAAGCGACTTCGAACATCTGCACCGCGCAGGTGCTGCTGGCCGTGATGGCCGGCATGTACGCGGTCTACCACGGCCCGCTAGGCCTCGAGCGCATCGCGCGCCGCGTGCACCGCCAGGCCGCGATCCTGGCCGCCGGCCTGCAGGAACTGGGCTTCGAGCTGGTCAACCAGACCTTCTTCGACACCGTCACCGTGCGCGTGCAGGATGCCGGCGCGATCCACGAGCAAGCCAATGCCCGCGGCCTGAACCTGCGCCAGGTCGACGCCACCACCGTCGGCGTCTCGCTCGACGAAACCGTCACCCGCGACGACCTGGCCAACCTGTTCGCCGTGTTCGGCAACGGCAAGACGATTGACCTGGACCAGCTCGACGCCGATGCCGCCGACGCCTTCCCGGCCGCGCTGGCCCGCACCAGCGCCTACCTGACCCACCCGACCTTCAACCGCTACCACGCCGAGCACGAGATGCTGCGCTACCTGCGCGCGCTGGCCGACAAGGACCTGGCGCTGGACCGCACCATGATCCCGCTCGGCTCGTGCACCATGAAGCTGAACGCGACCGCCGAGATGGTGCCGGTCACCTGGCCCGAGTTCTCGAACGTCCACCCGCTGGCGCCGAACGAGCAGACCGTCGGCTACCGCGAGATGATCGCCCAGCTGGAAGCCATGCTGTGCGCCGCCACCGGCTACGCCGCCATCTCGCTGCAGCCGAACGCCGGCTCGCAGGGCGAGTACGCGGGCCTGCTGGTGATCCAGAAATACCACGAGTCGCGCGGCGAAGGCCACCGCAACGTGTGCCTGATCCCGTCGTCGGCCCACGGCACCAACCCGGCCTCGGCCAGCATGGTCGGCATGAAGGTCGTGGTCACCGCCTGCGACGACAACGGCAACGTCGACCTGGTCGACCTGAAAGCCAAGGCCGAGCAGTACAGCAAGGACCTGGCCTGCGTGATGGTCACCTACCCGTCGACCCACGGCGTGTTCGAGGAGGGCATCAAGGAACTGTGCGAGATCGTGCACCAGCACGGCGGCCAGGTCTATGTCGACGGCGCCAACATGAACGCGCTGGTCGGCCTGGCCGCGCCGGGCGCCTTCGGCGGCGACGTCAGCCACCTGAACCTGCACAAGACCTTCTGCATCCCGCACGGCGGCGGCGGCCCCGGCGTCGGCCCGATCGGCGTCGGCGCCCACCTGGCGCAGTTCCTGCCGAACCAGCTGTCGACCGGCTACGTCCGTGACGAGAACGGCATCGGCGCCGTCAGCGCCGCCGCCTACGGCTCGGCCTCGATCCTGCCGATCTCGTGGATGTATATCGCGATGATGGGCGCCGAAGGCCTCACGTCGGCCACCGAAGTGGCGATCCTGAACGCCAACTACATCGCGCGCCGCCTGGCCCCGCACTATCCGGTGCTGTACGCGGGCCACGACGGCCTGGTCGCCCACGAGTGCATCATCGACCTGCGTCCGCTGCAGGACAAGACCGGCATCAGCAACGAAGACGTGGCCAAGCGCCTGATGGACTTCGGCTTCCACGCCCCGACCATGAGCTTCCCGGTGCCGGGCACCTTGATGATCGAGCCGACCGAGTCGGAATCGAAGGCGGAGATCGACCGCTTCATCGAGGCGATGATCACCATCCACGCCGAAATCGTGAAGGTCGAGCGCGGCGAGTACGACCGCATGGACAACCCGCTCAAGGGCGCCCCGCACACCGCCGAAGTGGTCACTGCCGACGATTGGCAGCATGGCTACAGCCGCGAAGTGGCGGCCTTCCCGGTCGCCGGCCTGCGCAAGAAGAAGTACTGGCCGCCGGTCGGCCGGGCCGACAATGTGTACGGCGACCGCAACCTGTTCTGCGGCTGCGCGCCGATCAGCGATTACGAGTGA
- a CDS encoding MCP four helix bundle domain-containing protein: protein MTTPPANRLPGLSMLARLRIGPKLLLAPGTVLLLLLLLSCAAYYALARQNASLEAIVGQRAASMRAASNLAAQSQKAHADIYRLLSWMGGSFPVARTEPLRQDILAQHGRIDAGLAALARHTLTEAEDRHVEQAALAQRRYAQAVREVIELAPLDGSISANAMQKAESAFALVAQRLADLGALEEALSREASSSAKADFRMISVLMPAVLLLAIGLSLAITFAVRRILLDEIRAIGLAASGLASGDLTVRQGVDHDYGGDEIADTSRQLDASIRNLNGTLRVVLESARLIGAASRDIKLGSLSLGSRAVFRASALAHTESALRELAAGFKPGEAGEGQASQLEDVGQAIVQMDQVTRQNCTLVEEAASAARILQMQALVLSRTVAGFRLDEEGEAPAAAPVQDAGKGDAGRSDGGDDPARERRGASRERRRHQASHLRLASSRK, encoded by the coding sequence ATGACCACGCCGCCCGCCAATCGCCTTCCCGGACTGTCCATGCTGGCCCGCCTGCGCATCGGCCCCAAGCTGCTGCTCGCCCCGGGCACGGTCCTGCTATTGCTGCTGCTCCTGTCCTGCGCCGCCTATTACGCGCTGGCGCGCCAGAACGCCTCGCTCGAAGCGATCGTCGGCCAGCGCGCGGCCAGCATGCGCGCCGCCAGCAACCTGGCGGCGCAGTCGCAGAAGGCGCATGCCGACATCTACCGCCTCTTGAGCTGGATGGGCGGCAGCTTCCCGGTGGCGCGCACCGAACCGCTGCGCCAGGACATCCTGGCCCAGCACGGGCGCATCGACGCCGGCCTGGCGGCGCTGGCCCGGCATACCCTGACCGAGGCCGAGGACCGCCATGTCGAACAGGCGGCGCTGGCGCAGCGGCGCTATGCCCAGGCGGTGCGCGAGGTGATCGAGCTGGCGCCGCTGGACGGCTCGATCAGCGCCAACGCCATGCAGAAGGCCGAAAGCGCCTTCGCGCTGGTGGCGCAGCGCCTGGCCGACCTGGGCGCCCTCGAAGAAGCGCTGTCGCGCGAAGCGTCAAGCAGCGCCAAGGCCGACTTCCGGATGATCTCGGTCCTGATGCCGGCCGTGCTGCTGCTGGCGATCGGGCTGTCGCTGGCGATCACCTTCGCCGTGCGGCGCATCCTGCTGGACGAGATCCGCGCCATCGGACTGGCCGCCAGCGGCCTGGCCAGCGGCGACCTGACGGTGCGCCAGGGCGTCGATCACGACTACGGCGGCGACGAGATCGCCGACACCTCGCGCCAGCTCGACGCCAGCATCCGCAACCTGAACGGCACCTTGCGCGTGGTGCTCGAATCGGCGCGCCTGATCGGGGCCGCCTCGCGCGACATCAAGCTCGGCAGCTTGAGCCTGGGCAGCCGCGCGGTGTTCCGCGCCAGCGCGCTGGCCCATACCGAAAGCGCGCTGCGCGAACTGGCGGCCGGCTTCAAGCCGGGCGAGGCCGGCGAGGGCCAGGCTTCGCAGCTGGAAGACGTGGGGCAGGCGATCGTGCAGATGGACCAGGTGACGCGCCAGAACTGCACGCTGGTGGAGGAAGCCGCGAGCGCGGCGCGCATCCTGCAGATGCAGGCGCTGGTGCTGTCGCGCACCGTGGCGGGGTTCAGGCTGGATGAAGAAGGGGAGGCGCCGGCTGCGGCGCCGGTGCAGGATGCCGGCAAGGGCGATGCCGGCAGGAGCGATGGCGGCGACGATCCGGCGCGCGAGCGCCGGGGGGCGTCACGGGAACGCCGCCGCCATCAGGCCTCGCACCTGCGGCTCGCCTCGAGCCGCAAGTGA
- a CDS encoding sensor histidine kinase, with protein sequence MPLLHARLARCLIAAMLALPPCAATGAAAPPWTADLQHTSWTRADGAPSAVYSLTQGSNGLLWLAATDGLYSFDGVRFVRHDSVYGHKLRSQQTMAVSAQGDTLWVSYQFGDISRIRPDGAHHYLGQDSPPTTVFRFGRAGDGTMWAISGTGLHWLDGERWRQAGLADGLPPGRPHGFLTLDDGGLLVFLPDGIYRGPAGARAGGRRFARVLDEPQLGAGFLRPDGKVLVNGRASGIALYDPATGQITPFRIRNGGARLLGYEGDARGGVWVSSGAAVQLLDAEGRLVRQFATAAGFTDGVLNATLLDREGNMWFTTANGVDRIRQARLSSVALPPGFVPALSVTPGDDGAVWIGNTDRAGTFDFPSFVLAPDGSRRTSTVRDVSASHRAADGALWFGNDAHLWRVKEGVTRRWPLPPALAGRSVQALSTDAEGRLWVSVIGHGVHTFHDGAWNPGGGHAELAGPTAVTIASDRAGRIWFGYTDNHIAVLDGAAIRHYGPGQGLAVGNALAIVPGRDRLWVGGDAGLAWFDGARFMSLDERGGRGLRGVSGIVERADGELWLHDTGGLARIDAGQLETALDARATQVAVERFDHLDGHRGMPAQMQPLPSLVQAGDGRLWFATSSMVGHVDPARIARNPRAPTVLLGAIRSNAGTHAPAASLALPPRTDRLEIDFTASALSMPERVRFRYRLTGQDAAWRDAGGMRQAVYTNLDPGDYRFEVSAANEDGVWSAQPARVALRIEPAWNQTLWFRLACVLAVLGAAWLLHRWRLARLAARMKEQMRVRTRERERIARTLHDTFLQSVQALVLRMHILMGRLPPDTGLRAEVEDVLARAEDVIDEGRERVRQLRVPGVRQGCLAQALSDAGLALAAATGVDYVERHHGRPRRLDPEIEDELFTIGREALSNAFHHARATQVTLLLDYRAGELHLSVSDDGRGIAPEILASGARQGHWGLPGMRERARLAGGALDIDSSPAGTTISVCIPVTSAYQGMQPA encoded by the coding sequence ATGCCACTGCTTCATGCACGCCTGGCACGGTGCCTCATCGCGGCCATGCTGGCCCTGCCGCCATGCGCCGCGACCGGCGCCGCCGCGCCGCCCTGGACCGCCGACCTCCAGCACACCTCGTGGACGCGCGCGGACGGCGCCCCGTCCGCCGTGTATTCACTGACCCAGGGCAGCAATGGCCTGCTGTGGCTCGCCGCCACCGACGGCCTGTACAGCTTCGACGGCGTTCGCTTCGTGCGCCACGACAGCGTGTACGGCCACAAGCTGCGCTCGCAGCAGACGATGGCCGTATCGGCCCAAGGCGACACCCTCTGGGTCAGCTACCAGTTCGGCGACATCAGCCGCATCAGGCCCGACGGCGCGCATCACTACCTGGGCCAGGATTCGCCGCCCACCACGGTATTCCGCTTTGGCCGCGCGGGCGACGGCACCATGTGGGCGATCAGCGGCACCGGCCTGCACTGGCTGGACGGCGAGCGCTGGCGCCAGGCCGGGCTGGCCGACGGACTCCCGCCAGGCCGGCCGCACGGCTTCCTCACGCTGGACGACGGCGGCTTACTGGTTTTCCTGCCCGACGGGATCTACCGCGGCCCGGCCGGCGCCCGCGCGGGCGGCCGCCGCTTCGCCCGGGTGCTCGACGAGCCGCAACTCGGCGCCGGCTTCCTGCGGCCGGACGGCAAGGTCCTGGTCAACGGCCGCGCATCCGGCATCGCACTGTACGACCCGGCCACCGGGCAGATCACGCCATTCCGGATCCGCAATGGCGGCGCCCGGCTGCTCGGCTACGAAGGCGATGCGCGCGGCGGCGTCTGGGTGTCAAGCGGCGCGGCGGTGCAACTGCTCGATGCCGAGGGCAGGCTGGTGCGCCAGTTCGCCACCGCCGCCGGCTTCACCGACGGGGTCCTGAACGCCACGCTCCTCGACCGCGAAGGCAATATGTGGTTCACCACCGCGAACGGGGTGGACCGCATCCGCCAGGCCCGCCTGTCGAGCGTGGCGCTGCCGCCGGGCTTCGTGCCGGCGCTGAGCGTCACGCCAGGCGACGACGGCGCAGTCTGGATCGGCAATACCGACCGCGCCGGCACCTTCGATTTCCCCAGCTTCGTGCTGGCGCCGGACGGATCGCGGCGCACCAGCACCGTGCGCGACGTCAGCGCCAGCCACCGCGCCGCCGACGGCGCCCTCTGGTTCGGCAACGACGCCCACCTGTGGCGGGTAAAGGAAGGCGTCACCCGGCGCTGGCCGTTGCCGCCCGCACTGGCCGGACGCAGCGTCCAGGCATTGAGCACCGATGCCGAGGGCCGGCTGTGGGTATCGGTAATCGGGCACGGGGTCCACACCTTCCACGACGGCGCCTGGAACCCAGGCGGCGGACACGCCGAACTGGCCGGCCCCACCGCGGTCACCATCGCCAGCGACCGCGCGGGGCGGATCTGGTTCGGCTACACCGACAACCATATCGCGGTGCTGGACGGCGCCGCCATCCGCCACTACGGGCCAGGGCAAGGGCTAGCGGTCGGCAATGCGCTGGCCATCGTCCCGGGCCGCGATCGGCTCTGGGTCGGCGGCGACGCCGGCCTGGCCTGGTTCGACGGCGCGCGCTTCATGAGCCTGGACGAGCGCGGCGGCCGTGGCCTGCGCGGCGTCTCTGGCATCGTCGAGCGCGCCGACGGCGAGCTGTGGCTGCACGATACCGGCGGCCTGGCCCGCATCGACGCCGGGCAGCTCGAGACCGCGCTGGATGCGCGCGCCACGCAGGTGGCGGTCGAGCGCTTCGACCATCTGGACGGCCACCGCGGCATGCCGGCCCAGATGCAGCCCCTGCCCTCGCTGGTGCAGGCCGGCGACGGCCGGCTGTGGTTCGCCACCTCGAGCATGGTCGGCCACGTCGATCCGGCCCGGATCGCGCGCAACCCGCGCGCGCCGACGGTGCTGCTGGGCGCCATCCGCAGCAATGCGGGCACCCATGCGCCGGCCGCCAGCCTGGCGCTGCCGCCGCGCACCGACCGGCTCGAGATCGACTTCACCGCCAGCGCGCTGTCGATGCCGGAGCGGGTGCGCTTCCGGTACCGGCTCACCGGCCAGGACGCGGCCTGGCGCGATGCGGGAGGCATGCGCCAGGCGGTGTATACCAACCTGGACCCAGGCGACTACCGGTTCGAGGTCAGCGCCGCCAACGAGGATGGCGTCTGGAGCGCGCAGCCGGCCCGGGTCGCACTGCGCATCGAACCGGCCTGGAACCAGACCCTGTGGTTCCGCCTGGCCTGCGTGCTGGCCGTGCTGGGCGCGGCCTGGCTGCTGCACCGCTGGCGCCTGGCGCGGCTGGCGGCGCGCATGAAGGAGCAGATGCGGGTGCGCACCCGCGAGCGCGAACGCATTGCGCGCACCCTGCACGACACCTTCCTGCAGAGCGTCCAGGCGCTGGTGCTGCGCATGCACATCCTCATGGGCCGGCTCCCGCCCGACACTGGGCTGCGGGCCGAGGTCGAGGACGTGCTGGCGCGCGCCGAGGACGTGATCGACGAAGGCCGCGAACGGGTGCGCCAGTTGCGGGTGCCGGGCGTGCGCCAGGGCTGCCTGGCGCAGGCGCTGTCCGACGCCGGCCTGGCGCTGGCGGCGGCGACTGGCGTGGACTACGTCGAGCGCCACCACGGCCGGCCGCGCCGCCTCGATCCCGAGATCGAGGACGAGCTGTTCACGATCGGCCGCGAAGCCCTGTCGAATGCCTTCCACCACGCGCGGGCGACCCAGGTCACGCTGCTGCTGGACTACCGCGCCGGCGAACTGCACCTGAGCGTGAGCGACGACGGCCGCGGCATCGCGCCCGAGATCCTGGCCAGTGGCGCGCGCCAGGGGCACTGGGGCTTGCCGGGCATGCGCGAGCGGGCGCGCCTGGCCGGCGGCGCACTGGACATCGACAGTTCGCCCGCCGGCACAACCATCAGCGTATGCATCCCGGTAACATCCGCTTACCAAGGCATGCAACCCGCATGA
- a CDS encoding outer membrane beta-barrel protein — MTLRTAVLTLASLAAAGAQAQLLPEPGPGQPAQLERNKPERPDPFAGSHQPYPRVYGGDVAAQPNDHVFTGMRRDPRLLGGVEVAPNVAVEGGYLNLPDRGLHKVEAGKPADASIGLGEKGSSNHLALKYALPEKDGLSAYGKAGIAYTEQKGSGRVEAASDTGLYTGAGARLKVDKRTSVSGDFVRHGDAASKFKDVRDGIKANLKMGF, encoded by the coding sequence ATGACCCTGCGCACCGCAGTATTGACGCTCGCCTCCCTGGCCGCCGCTGGTGCCCAGGCCCAGTTGCTGCCCGAGCCGGGTCCCGGCCAGCCGGCCCAGCTCGAACGCAACAAGCCTGAACGGCCGGATCCCTTCGCCGGCAGCCACCAGCCCTATCCGCGCGTGTATGGCGGCGATGTGGCGGCCCAGCCGAACGACCACGTGTTCACCGGCATGCGGCGCGACCCGCGCCTGCTGGGCGGGGTCGAGGTAGCCCCCAACGTCGCCGTCGAGGGCGGCTACCTCAACCTGCCGGACCGCGGCCTGCACAAGGTCGAAGCCGGCAAGCCGGCCGATGCGTCGATCGGCCTGGGCGAGAAAGGCTCGAGCAACCACCTCGCCCTCAAGTACGCGCTGCCAGAGAAAGACGGGCTGTCGGCCTACGGCAAGGCCGGCATCGCGTACACCGAGCAAAAGGGGAGCGGCCGCGTGGAAGCCGCCTCCGACACCGGCCTGTACACCGGCGCCGGGGCCAGGCTCAAGGTCGACAAGCGCACCTCCGTCAGCGGCGACTTCGTGCGCCACGGCGACGCCGCCAGCAAGTTCAAGGACGTGCGCGACGGTATCAAGGCCAACCTCAAGATGGGTTTCTGA
- a CDS encoding outer membrane beta-barrel protein has product MHASRFCLAAIAFAAAPVQAQRVEPDTPAAPVALADTRPRSVFSAPREPRVETYPRVYGGNLNANPNDRLFAGMFKTDPRLLMGVAVAPGLSFEAGYVNVLDQGFRPVNERDPEDTTGAIGLRGFNTHVAARITQPLGERVTAYGKLGVAHSQNRRGMYRGVDTGLYTGVGARYKVSERVSVDGSFENHGHAARRFQSETNSSSKVRANLNMGF; this is encoded by the coding sequence ATGCACGCAAGCCGCTTCTGCCTGGCCGCCATCGCGTTCGCCGCCGCGCCGGTCCAGGCGCAACGCGTGGAGCCGGACACACCGGCGGCCCCGGTGGCGCTGGCCGACACCCGCCCGCGCAGCGTGTTCTCGGCGCCGCGCGAACCTCGCGTCGAGACCTACCCGCGCGTGTATGGCGGCAACCTGAACGCGAACCCGAACGACCGGCTGTTCGCCGGCATGTTCAAGACCGACCCGCGGCTGCTGATGGGCGTCGCGGTGGCGCCAGGCCTGTCGTTCGAAGCCGGCTACGTCAATGTGCTCGACCAGGGCTTCCGCCCCGTCAACGAACGTGATCCCGAGGACACCACCGGCGCGATCGGCCTGCGCGGCTTCAATACGCATGTCGCCGCCAGGATCACGCAGCCGCTGGGCGAGCGCGTGACGGCCTATGGCAAGCTGGGGGTGGCGCACAGCCAGAACCGGCGCGGGATGTACCGCGGCGTCGATACCGGCCTGTACACCGGGGTCGGCGCCCGCTACAAGGTCAGCGAACGAGTCTCCGTCGATGGCTCCTTCGAAAACCATGGCCACGCCGCCCGGCGCTTCCAGAGCGAGACCAATTCCAGCAGCAAGGTCAGGGCCAACCTGAACATGGGATTCTGA
- a CDS encoding DUF3108 domain-containing protein, with protein sequence MRFSVFLARHRRLLGIGLLSLLLHLGALAWFELPARYAADPLDAAPLAVRLARAEARAPATPAAPVPARSAQAAAPVSEPEPAPEPAPLPALAPLQSSAGGELLPGAMPGQFRVSPAPAARIDYRTDDGGAARLDWRTDGRSYRIAVDGILGELESEGSLDDGGLAPLRASEGRATTEFDRARGVIVSQSGARRAQLAGGAQDRASLLLQLAGIGRANPDQLRGVLAFWIGAAGGARQERYEVMGMETVDTGIGALEALHLVQLAPEGEPRLELWLAPGRDWLPVRLRLTMPDGAVRTQTLAALEVEAPPGP encoded by the coding sequence ATGAGATTCTCCGTTTTCCTGGCGCGCCATCGGCGCCTGCTGGGCATTGGCCTGCTGTCGCTGCTGCTGCACCTGGGCGCCCTCGCCTGGTTCGAGCTGCCCGCGCGGTACGCGGCCGACCCGCTCGACGCCGCGCCGCTCGCGGTGCGGCTCGCACGCGCCGAGGCCCGCGCGCCGGCGACGCCCGCCGCGCCTGTCCCGGCACGCAGCGCGCAGGCAGCCGCACCGGTATCCGAACCCGAACCGGCGCCCGAACCTGCCCCCCTGCCGGCACTCGCCCCGCTCCAGTCCAGCGCAGGCGGCGAGCTGCTGCCGGGCGCGATGCCCGGCCAGTTCCGCGTGTCTCCCGCGCCCGCGGCCCGCATCGACTACCGCACCGACGACGGCGGCGCCGCGCGCCTGGACTGGCGCACCGACGGCCGCAGCTACCGTATCGCGGTCGACGGCATCCTGGGAGAACTCGAGAGTGAGGGCAGCCTGGACGACGGCGGCCTGGCGCCGCTGCGCGCCAGCGAGGGCCGCGCCACGACCGAATTCGACCGCGCGCGCGGCGTGATCGTCTCGCAGTCCGGCGCACGGCGCGCCCAGCTGGCGGGCGGCGCCCAGGACCGCGCCTCGCTGCTGCTGCAGCTGGCCGGCATCGGCCGCGCCAACCCCGACCAGCTGCGCGGGGTGCTGGCGTTCTGGATCGGCGCCGCCGGCGGCGCGCGCCAGGAACGCTACGAAGTGATGGGGATGGAGACGGTCGACACCGGGATCGGCGCGCTGGAGGCGCTGCATCTTGTGCAGCTGGCGCCCGAGGGCGAACCACGGCTGGAGCTGTGGCTGGCGCCCGGGCGGGACTGGCTGCCCGTGCGGCTGCGCCTGACCATGCCGGACGGCGCGGTGCGCACCCAGACCCTGGCGGCGCTCGAGGTCGAGGCGCCGCCGGGGCCGTGA